A genomic stretch from Bordetella sp. N includes:
- a CDS encoding cobalamin-binding protein has protein sequence MQHSHTLIAPLRLLAQRGVLLAGLLTVTLATASCGAASPDAKGADRANAANVTNGTQSKADASAAAQPDGATSSAAAAGPITVTDDQGRSVTLPQAAKRVITLAPHATELVYAAGGGDAMVGTIKGSDFPEAARQVPSIGDGNQPNIERVAALRPDLVIGWLPGATEPLMPTLRTLGVPVFFSDPRTLAAIPDEVETLGRLLGTTAAANKEAASERERLAKLAERYRGRPPVRVFIQAGSNPLYTLNKSSIINDAITLCGGVNIFADAPATASQVGLETVMAARPDAIVSGVSGIEELRALASSWKETRLPAALSGHVFGVDADMLYRPGPRLIDAAEALCQALDRTRPPVRR, from the coding sequence ATGCAACATAGCCATACCCTCATCGCCCCGTTGCGCCTGCTGGCGCAACGGGGCGTTTTGCTTGCCGGACTGTTGACGGTGACACTGGCGACCGCGTCCTGCGGCGCCGCGTCACCGGATGCCAAGGGCGCCGACCGCGCCAACGCCGCGAACGTCACCAACGGCACCCAATCGAAGGCGGACGCTTCAGCGGCGGCCCAGCCGGACGGCGCCACATCCTCTGCCGCCGCGGCGGGCCCGATCACCGTCACCGACGACCAGGGCCGCAGCGTCACCCTGCCCCAGGCGGCGAAACGGGTCATCACCCTGGCGCCGCATGCCACCGAACTGGTCTACGCGGCCGGCGGCGGTGACGCGATGGTCGGCACCATCAAAGGCAGCGATTTCCCGGAAGCAGCCAGGCAGGTGCCGTCCATCGGTGACGGCAACCAGCCCAATATCGAACGCGTGGCCGCCTTGCGGCCGGATCTGGTGATAGGCTGGCTGCCCGGCGCGACCGAGCCCTTGATGCCTACCTTGCGCACCCTGGGCGTGCCCGTGTTCTTCAGCGACCCGCGCACCCTGGCCGCCATTCCCGATGAGGTGGAGACCCTGGGCCGCCTGCTGGGCACGACGGCCGCCGCCAACAAGGAAGCCGCCAGCGAGCGCGAGCGCCTGGCCAAGCTGGCCGAACGCTACCGCGGCCGCCCGCCGGTCCGCGTCTTCATCCAGGCCGGCAGCAACCCGCTGTACACGCTGAACAAGAGCAGCATCATCAATGACGCGATCACCCTGTGCGGGGGCGTGAACATCTTCGCGGACGCGCCCGCCACCGCGTCGCAGGTGGGCCTGGAGACGGTCATGGCCGCGCGGCCGGACGCCATCGTATCCGGCGTCAGCGGCATCGAAGAGCTGCGCGCCCTGGCCTCGTCCTGGAAGGAAACGCGCCTGCCGGCGGCGCTGTCCGGACACGTCTTCGGCGTGGACGCGGACATGCTCTATCGCCCCGGTCCACGGTTGATCGACGCCGCCGAGGCGTTGTGCCAGGCGCTGGACCGCACCCGGCCGCCGGTGCGACGCTGA